From Apium graveolens cultivar Ventura chromosome 9, ASM990537v1, whole genome shotgun sequence, the proteins below share one genomic window:
- the LOC141685587 gene encoding uncharacterized protein LOC141685587: protein MTMVHSLLFISISVIVWFTVTASFSNSDTYDEPDDPSSMCKLTRSVELERECSPLLSSVVSRAELGSDKFYRTARDISFQNGDWMQEPHGSPLMPFDDTDMPNYNVSAFESLLKLASFYIMGIDFAYQNDTTVGLCGLLSIGITRNRTMSYSPQNWSPWFHKSPGYSDLTMLFEGLYVESQETGERLMCLLGTSLFPYSDIYANSYEYWEQHHSCKRDQSRNLENNQIMLVLRYPQNFSLTNRAIIGEMRSLHRKTDAMYFDNVYISSLMSRDSKYQFSSDELVASACKDSSCHDTMVDDNIHISKGFKFCDVFQRFASSDAFDIMVVKPNCNSKYCNKLGPFVLERNLEGTNQTLDEFKLIVANYRCVLGNKNSKKQKTAKVFAVFRAISSQENRLTSQSRSGLSGMTISAEGTWDSSTGKLCMIGCMGIEKGSDQCNSRICIYFPKTFSITQRKIFVGTISSMSNTDPYASLIFKKELRPQDLWNYYNEYTKSNLVYKYSKIELATKLLKRDKKLVYETFINKFPILRYPFLKDQNNITSLSSLSSELGFSTSVLPQILYNGSPLGQVVQLEVLTLGPMFGFYFEWEHQKVQTCEVTAADSDKPSAFTEYGLHINISAQLSLTGTRYSHVAELLVEGLYDPFEGKMHLIGCRSVPSSMKFGKENLTLENDTDCLIEVKVEYTSKTTRWLVNPTVKVSIISQRKETNPLYFSPISLKTALVTYNYKDNFIEVAFRQNFELILRVVILLSTIAFILRQLYYVDQKVEAIHIISLVMLGIQITGYTLPLVMNTEIFFKWKEYQYPESRVINSGKSLWLERLDCALKCLLLVAFILTLRLFQKVWDSRKEHKKSLSWEKIASEQRNFLLTFLIHIFGFLAVYTSNMTNTGSITNSRTYGKVPEWANDLEKYMAIVQDLFLLPQIMGNLQWKVQGKSLSKVYYIGFSGLRFVVRGYDYIRDPIFSSYFHKYDSITSSVFFTKFENSVIMVIVVAFAIIVHVQQAHLKF, encoded by the coding sequence ATGACTATGGTACACAGTCTCCTGTTTATTTCAATCTCTGTAATTGTTTGGTTTACTGTCACAGCCTCATTTTCAAATTCTGATACTTATGATGAGCCTGATGATCCCTCAAGTATGTGCAAACTAACACGCTCTGTAGAGCTTGAAAGAGAATGCAGTCCTCTTTTATCTTCAGTTGTTTCCAGAGCTGAACTTGGATCCGATAAATTTTATCGTACAGCAAGAGACATTTCTTTCCAGAATGGAGATTGGATGCAGGAACCTCACGGTTCACCATTAATGCCTTTTGACGATACTGACATGCCTAATTACAACGTTTCAGCCTTCGAAAGTCTCCTAAAGTTGGCATCTTTCTATATTATGGGCATTGATTTTGCTTATCAGAACGATACAACTGTTGGTCTTTGTGGATTGTTATCTATAGGGATAACAAGAAACAGGACTATGTCTTACTCTCCTCAAAATTGGTCACCTTGGTTTCACAAGAGTCCCGGATACTCTGATCTTACGATGCTGTTTGAAGGACTCTATGTGGAGTCTCAAGAAACTGGTGAGAGATTGATGTGCTTGTTAGGAACTTCATTGTTTCCTTACTCGGATATCTATGCTAATTCTTATGAATATTGGGAGCAACATCATAGTTGCAAAAGAGATCAGTCTCGTAATCTTGAGAATAATCAGATCATGCTTGTGCTTCGTTATCCTCAGAACTTCAGCTTAACCAACAGAGCAATCATTGGAGAAATGAGGAGTTTGCACAGAAAAACTGATGCCATGTATTTTGATAATGTCTATATCTCTTCTCTTATGAGTCGTGACAGTAAATATCAATTTTCATCAGATGAACTTGTGGCCAGTGCTTGCAAGGATTCCTCTTGCCACGATACTATGGTAGATGATAATATTCATATCTCAAAAGGGTTTAAATTTTGCGATGTTTTCCAAAGATTTGCTAGTTCAGACGCTTTTGACATCATGGTGGTAAAACCAAATTGCAACAGCAAGTACTGCAACAAATTGGGTCCATTTGTGCTGGAAAGAAATTTGGAAGGGACAAATCAGACACTTGATGAATTTAAGCTAATTGTGGCAAATTATCGTTGTGTTCTTGgcaataaaaattcaaaaaagcAGAAAACTGCAAAGGTATTCGCTGTTTTTCGAGCAATTTCCTCGCAGGAGAATCGTCTCACTTCTCAGTCAAGGTCAGGCCTTTCTGGAATGACAATTTCTGCAGAGGGAACATGGGATTCCTCAACCGGTAAACTCTGCATGATTGGTTGTATGGGAATTGAAAAGGGTTCAGACCAATGCAACTCCAGAATTTGCATCTatttcccaaagacattttcCATCACCCAAAGGAAAATTTTCGTTGGCACAATTTCTAGCATGAGCAATACAGATCCTTATGCTTCTTTAATCTTCAAAAAAGAACTCCGGCCTCAAGATCTTTGGAATTACTATAATGAATACACCAAGTCTAATCTAGTTTACAAGTATTCCAAGATTGAACTGGCGACCAAACTTCTTAAGAGAGACAAGAAGCTTGTATATGAGACTTTCATCAACAAATTTCCGATCCTCAGGTATCCTTTCCTAAAAGATCAAAACAACATAACATCTCTTTCATCTCTATCAAGTGAACTAGGTTTCAGCACCAGTGTTCTTCCACAGATTTTGTACAATGGATCCCCTCTGGGGCAGGTAGTTCAACTAGAGGTTCTAACTTTAGGACCCATGTTTGGCTTTTACTTTGAATGGGAACATCAGAAAGTGCAGACATGTGAAGTGACGGCTGCTGATTCTGACAAACCTTCTGCTTTTACTGAATACGGATTGCATATAAATATCTCAGCACAACTTTCCCTCACTGGAACGCGCTATAGCCATGTTGCAGAGCTACTTGTTGAGGGCTTATATGATCCATTTGAGGGGAAAATGCATCTAATAGGCTGCAGAAGTGTCCCAAGTTCCATGAAGTTTGGAAAAGAGAACCTTACTCTTGAAAACGATACGGATTGTTTGATAGAGGTGAAGGTAGAGTATACATCAAAGACTACAAGATGGTTGGTAAATCCAACTGTTAAGGTCTCGATTATCAGTCAAAGAAAAGAGACTAACCCACTCTATTTTAGCCCTATCAGCTTAAAAACTGCTCTCGTTACATACAATTACAAAGACAACTTCATAGAGGTGGCATTTCGCCAAAACTTCGAATTGATTCTTCGAGTGGTAATTCTGTTATCCACAATTGCATTTATACTAAGACAATTGTACTATGTAGACCAAAAAGTTGAAGCCATTCACATCATTTCCTTAGTAATGCTTGGCATACAGATTACAGGTTATACACTTCCCCTAGTCATGAACACCGAGATTTTCTTTAAATGGAAAGAGTACCAGTATCCTGAAAGCCGAGTAATTAATAGTGGGAAAAGCTTGTGGCTTGAAAGGCTAGACTGTGCCTTGAAATGTCTCCTCTTGGTTGCATTTATACTCACTCTTAGACTCTTTCAGAAGGTATGGGACTCGCGGAAGGAGCACAAAAAATCTTTATCGTGGGAGAAAATTGCTAGTGAACAAAGAAATTTCTTGCTCACATTCTTGATTCACATCTTTGGATTTCTTGCTGTTTACACAAGTAACATGACGAACACAGGGAGCATCACAAACTCAAGGACTTACGGGAAGGTACCCGAATGGGCGAATGATCTTGAAAAGTACATGGCCATTGTTCAAGATTTGTTTTTGCTTCCTCAGATAATGGGAAATCTGCAGTGGAAAGTACAAGGAAAGTCATTGAGTAAAGTGTACTACATCGGATTCTCTGGTTTAAGGTTTGTTGTTAGAGGTTATGATTACATCAGAGACCCTATTTTCAGTTCTTACTTCCACAAGTATGACTCCATCACTAGCTCAGTGTTCTTCACGAAATTTGAGAATTCTGTGATTATGGTTATTGTGGTTGCTTTTGCAATCATAGTTCATGTCCAGCAAGCTCATTTGAAGTTTTAG